The genomic DNA TGCCTTCAATGATGCAGCGACAATCGGTGGAGCGACCGAATTTGAAAACAGATACGGTCGTGATCGCTGTCGCAGCAAGTCGACAATCTCCTGTCGACCCGAAGTATAACCACCGCTGGCACCACCAAGAGCTTTGCCGAGCGTTCCTGTAATAATGTCGATCCTATTCATCACACCATGATGCTCGTGAGTTCCACGACCATGCTTTCCCATGAATCCGACGGAGTGGGAATCGTCCACCATCACCAACGCGTTATATTTGTCGGCCAGGTCACAAATTTCAGGGAGATTTGCAATTGTCCCATCCATTGAAAAGACACCATCGGTGGCAATCAATCGAAATCGAGCCGACTGGGCCTCCTTCAGTTTTTCTTCGAGATCAGCCATGTCGTTATTCTGATATCGGAATCGCTTCGCCTTACACAGACGAATCCCGTCAATAATGCTCGCATGATTCAACGCATCTGAAATCACTGCATCTTCCGGACCGAGAAGCGTTTCGAACAAACCTCCATTGGCATCAAAACAGGAGGTATAAAGAATGGTATCAGCAGTACCCAAAAATTCGCTGAGCTTATTTTCCAGTTCTTTATGAATCGCCTGAGTGCCGCAAATGAATCGAACGGAAGACAATCCGTATCCCCAACGATCCAGCGAATCACGAGCAGCTGCAACAACATCCGGGTGATCCGACAGCCCCAGATAATTATTTGCACAGAAATTTAATACAGATTTCCCGCCCACATCGATATGAGCATCCTGCGGCGAGTCGATCACCCGTTCGGATTTGTAGAGTCCTGCCTCTTTAATTTCTGACAACTGAGTCTGCAGGTGCGATTTGAAATCTTCGTTCATCGGTCCAGTTTCTTATTCAACAATTGTAATTCGAACGCACTTGTTTCAATTGTAATGTAGACAAATCATTGAGACTGGCAACAGGCTCTACTTTCGGTGACATGAACTCAGTTTTGATTTTCTCATTCACGTTAATTGCCGTACGAACAGCAACAATCGAAACGCATACAAAACCTATCACCATCAGTGCAATCATCCAGGCAGGAGCCGCGACGGTTTTTCGGTATCGTTTCGACAACGCCAAATACAACAACGAAGCCGCCAGGATCGGTCCACCTAATACCGTAAGTGCCTGAGCAATAATAATGAGAGTGACGCGATTCCAATCCGCCAGAATCATGGCGAGTGTGACAGCCATCCCGGCAAACAGGGCCAACACAGTAAACAGTTTCGGCCATTTTTGATCAAGCGAGGCTCCCAGGTTCAACCCATCCGAAAGCAACACACCACCAATCGTGGCATTTACCAGAAACGAACTGAAAGCTCCAGCGAAAATTCCAGCAATGAAGAGGTAGGTCGCATTCTCTCCAAACAAAGGGGAAAGCTGTCGGGCGACATCGGTAACTGAGCTCAACTCTTTCGGATCGACACGACCATACAGCACTGCAGCCGAGGTGCACATGATCATCATCGTTGTTAAACCGAGAGCTGCGATGCCCGTAATCGAGTCAGCCAGTCCTGTTTGAGCATCCTTAATGGACCAGCCTTTTTCACGCACAAGGTATGCCTGATAGAAGGCTCCGGCAATCGAAAAGGTCGTCCCGATCATCCCCAGAATTGCCAGATAGGAATCACTTGTGGACGCATTTGCAGATGCTTTCGGAAGCGAGGGAATCATGCCTTTGGCGACATCGGAAATCGCAGGTTGTGCCATGAACAGGTTAATTCCGAATCCGATGATCATCAGGACCATGAGAGCGATCATCAGTTTTTCCAGCTTCTGATACAACTGGCTGAATCCATAAAGCGTTGCCACGATCAACAGATTCATGCCGATTAGTATGCCCGCTTTGAGCCAGTTCAATTGGGTGGCAGGAAACTCATCGGAAGGTTGTGGTAACAGAGGATCGAGAGCGGCAATGACAGCAATGTTATTGCTGGACTGAAACGCAGCGACGACCAGAAACAGAATCACACCAATCAGAATGGAAACCGGTTTGCCGAGACTTCGGGCCAACTCCTGACAGGGAGTCAACTCGAGTGTTGCTCCGAGCCGGGCCGAGAGAGCCGTCGCACCAATCATCAGCAATATAGCCAGGGCGATCACCCATAGCATACTGTAACCATATTCGCAGCCGACTTTGGAACTGGTCAAAATACTACCAGGTCCCAGCACCACGGCTGCCACAATAATCGCTGGACCAAATCGACTTAACAATTTCTGCATGATCATTTCCGTTTCGACGTTTTGTCAAAAGTGATATATCGCCATATCATCTGCATCATTTATTGGACAGCATGAAAGGTTTGTTCATTAAACAATTTGGAAGCGGGAGTATCCAGGGATCGCTTTGGTCAGATTGGAGAAAGGGCAGGAGGGGTCAGTGATTTTGACTCGGTAGGATTAAAACAAGCCGATCCCATACCACAACACATTGAGCACTTCCGCAAATTCTCGCGTTTTGCCACTCGCTTTGCAATGGATTTTGTTTGAAGTTGTGAATTCACTCGTTGAGTTTTAGGTCTCCCCGCTAGAGAAACCCATAATGAGCAGCTGAACTCGTAGAATCGGTATAACCAGCGTAACGAACTGATAGAACCGTTATCACTTAACAGAGCGATGCAAAAAAACATCATGTGAATGTTGCAAATTTACGACACGCCGCGAAATGTGTGATAGGTTTGTGTTGAGATTGTATTGGTTCGTGTCATTCGTAGCGATCCGACTGTAACTGATGAGGACACTTCTATCCTGTCGCATCACTACCGTTTAGGCCGCGAGTGAACTTCGGACGTCAGAGTCTCATAAACATCGTCACGCAAGGGGGAATAATCTGGAGGATGATCCCTGATGATGAGTTGAGGCTCGTTCGATTTGTGCTCTGCACGGATGTCATAGCAGCGAAACGGGGGCGGCAGCATGGAGGTCCGCCCCCGGTCGTTGATCTTTGGACCCGCAATTTCAATTAATAAATAAAACAGAGAAGGACAGGCTTGCAGTCTGTCTGAATAAAATATCAACGGGTAGCAGTGGCGCTCTCGAAGAGAAGCCCCCGAATCGAACATTCCGGGGGTTTCCACTGAAGCGGAGTGCCCCCGCCACCCACGATGAATTGTCAATCTCAATCAAAAATAAACAGGCTGGAAGCCTGTCCTACTTATATTAGTGAAACCATGATTGATTACGAGCGTTTAAAGACTGATCTGGCAGCGTTGGGGCTCTTTGCCCTGTTGCTGTTCGTTGCGCTCAGTTTGATCAGTTATGATCCGCTCGATGCTCCGGCAAATGCTGTCTATCCTTTGGCAGAGACCGTTTCTAACTTGTGTGGCCCGATGGGGGCACGCGTTGCCAATCTGTTCATGAACAGTCTCGGCTACGCCTGTTATATCCTGATCGTCTCGGCCATCGTTTTCGATTTACGCCTCTTCTCCACACGTCCCGTTAAGGATTTATTTTTGCGTGGACTTGGCATTGGCTTCATCGTCTTTTCAGCCGCGACGGCTCTCAATCTGTTTCTGCCAGCTCTGGGAAATCCCGGTCTCTACGGCAGTGGAGGACGTGTCGGTGCGATGGGTGTGCTAATGCTGGAGAAGAAATTCTCCATGGTCGGCTCAACACTTGTCCTGATGACACTTATGCTGGCCGGACTGATGCTTTCGGCAGAATTGTTCGCGATGGCAATCATCAGAAAGTTTTTCCTGTTGCCGATGACGCTGCTGCTGGCAAAAATCCGACCTGCCCAACCGGACACAAAAGAAATTGAAAAGCAGACACTGCTCGACATGCCCTTGTGCGAAGCTCCTGTGAGACAAACGGTTTTGCCAAGAGCAAAAGCTGCCGCTCCTGATGAGCAGGTTTCAGAGGTTTACGATGAGGATGAAGAAGACTCTGCGCTTCCTTTCAAAGTGAATCCACCCGCAAATTCGCACGATGCGAAACGGGGCGAACTTGTCGAGGAGGAAGTAGCTGATGCGGTCCCTTTTGAATTACCGCCTCTCGAGCTTCTCGAGGAAGCTGAAGAGTTTCCGTATGATCTGCTTGCCAAAAAGGCACAGATCGCAGCTGCGACTCTTGAAAAAACATTTCAGGAATTCAATCTGAATGTGAAGGTCTCCGAGATCGATACCGGTCCGGTGGTCACGCAATTTGAGCTTGATCTGGAACCGGGTCTGCGCGTCTCGAAAGTGACGGCACTGGCCGACGATCTGGCGATTGCGCTGCGGGTTCCAGCAGTGCGAATTGTTTCTCCAATTCCCGGTAAGAATACCGTTGGCGTTGAAGTTCCGAATGAAAAGCGGGTGATGGTCCGCATGAAGGAACTGATTGAAGCCAGTGCCGAAGAGAATGCAGAAATGAGTCTGCCTCTCTTCTTAGGCAAAGATGTTTCCGGTCGCGCGATGACTGTTGATCTGGCGAAAATGCCTCACCTGTTGATTGCCGGTCGAACCGGTACAGGTAAGTCGGTCTGTCTGAATACATTGATCCTCTCGCTGCTGATGACACGCAGTCCAGAGCAGGTCAAGATGTTAATGATCGATCCGAAGATGGTTGAGCTTTCGCCATACATGAAGATTCCGCATCTGATGAATCCGGTCATTACGGACATGAAAAAAGCGGAAGCAGTGCTCGCATGGGCAGTCGACAAGATGGAAGAGCGTTACGAAATTCTCGCTCAATGCGGCGTGCGACACCTGGATGGCTTCAACAAAATGAGTCGTGAAGCGGTGCTGAAAAAGATGGGCGTTGAAGCCGGATCGATTGAAGCGGATCAGGTTCCGGAAAAGATGCCTTACATCGTGATCATCGCCGACGAGATGGCCGACATGATGATGACCTCCGGCAAAGATGCTGAAGGACACATTATTCGTCTGGCTCAGAAATCACGTGCGGTCGGCATTCATCTGGTCCTGGCAACGCAAAAACCGACGGTCGATGTGATTACTGGTTTGATCAAATCGAACCTGCCAGCTCGCGTCTCCTTCCAGGTCGCCAGCCGAACCGATAGCCGCGTTGTGCTCGATGAAATGGGAGCCGAACGTCTGCTCGGTAATGGAGACATGCTGTACCTCGCACCGGGCACAAGTAATTTGAGCCGGGCCCAGGGAACGTATGTCAGCGATGATGAAGTGAACGGCGTGATTCAATTCCTCGGCAAACATGAACCCGAGTATTCAACGGAACTCTCGCAGGTCACATCGGAATCGAGTGGTGGCGTGCAGCGTGGTATGGAAGCGATTAAAGATCGCGATGAACTTTACGAACAGGCGATTGAAGTTGTCGTTCGCGAAGGTCGCGGCTCGGTTTCACTGCTGCAACGTGCCTTGGGTGTAGGTTACGGACGCGGTGCAAGATTGATCGACTACATGGCCGAGGATGGCATCGTTGGCGAGTACAACGGCTCCCAGGCGCGCGAAGTCCTCTACACACCCGAGCAATGGGAAGCTGTCCAGAACGGCGAAGAAGCTGACGATTACGCGATGGCATGATCAAACTGGAACTGATCACGCAATCATAATTGTCGAGGTCTACCCTAACCCAGCGATGATGAGCAGCAGTTAGAGCATTTTCAAATGGTTTCTGCTGTCGCATGGGCACCAAATGTCCTAAACGCTGAGTTTGCTCTTGCTGAACCCTGCAGGTGATTTTCGTATTTGCTATAAAGTAGA from Rubinisphaera italica includes the following:
- a CDS encoding Nramp family divalent metal transporter; this encodes MQKLLSRFGPAIIVAAVVLGPGSILTSSKVGCEYGYSMLWVIALAILLMIGATALSARLGATLELTPCQELARSLGKPVSILIGVILFLVVAAFQSSNNIAVIAALDPLLPQPSDEFPATQLNWLKAGILIGMNLLIVATLYGFSQLYQKLEKLMIALMVLMIIGFGINLFMAQPAISDVAKGMIPSLPKASANASTSDSYLAILGMIGTTFSIAGAFYQAYLVREKGWSIKDAQTGLADSITGIAALGLTTMMIMCTSAAVLYGRVDPKELSSVTDVARQLSPLFGENATYLFIAGIFAGAFSSFLVNATIGGVLLSDGLNLGASLDQKWPKLFTVLALFAGMAVTLAMILADWNRVTLIIIAQALTVLGGPILAASLLYLALSKRYRKTVAAPAWMIALMVIGFVCVSIVAVRTAINVNEKIKTEFMSPKVEPVASLNDLSTLQLKQVRSNYNC
- a CDS encoding DNA translocase FtsK yields the protein MIDYERLKTDLAALGLFALLLFVALSLISYDPLDAPANAVYPLAETVSNLCGPMGARVANLFMNSLGYACYILIVSAIVFDLRLFSTRPVKDLFLRGLGIGFIVFSAATALNLFLPALGNPGLYGSGGRVGAMGVLMLEKKFSMVGSTLVLMTLMLAGLMLSAELFAMAIIRKFFLLPMTLLLAKIRPAQPDTKEIEKQTLLDMPLCEAPVRQTVLPRAKAAAPDEQVSEVYDEDEEDSALPFKVNPPANSHDAKRGELVEEEVADAVPFELPPLELLEEAEEFPYDLLAKKAQIAAATLEKTFQEFNLNVKVSEIDTGPVVTQFELDLEPGLRVSKVTALADDLAIALRVPAVRIVSPIPGKNTVGVEVPNEKRVMVRMKELIEASAEENAEMSLPLFLGKDVSGRAMTVDLAKMPHLLIAGRTGTGKSVCLNTLILSLLMTRSPEQVKMLMIDPKMVELSPYMKIPHLMNPVITDMKKAEAVLAWAVDKMEERYEILAQCGVRHLDGFNKMSREAVLKKMGVEAGSIEADQVPEKMPYIVIIADEMADMMMTSGKDAEGHIIRLAQKSRAVGIHLVLATQKPTVDVITGLIKSNLPARVSFQVASRTDSRVVLDEMGAERLLGNGDMLYLAPGTSNLSRAQGTYVSDDEVNGVIQFLGKHEPEYSTELSQVTSESSGGVQRGMEAIKDRDELYEQAIEVVVREGRGSVSLLQRALGVGYGRGARLIDYMAEDGIVGEYNGSQAREVLYTPEQWEAVQNGEEADDYAMA
- a CDS encoding glycine C-acetyltransferase, whose amino-acid sequence is MNEDFKSHLQTQLSEIKEAGLYKSERVIDSPQDAHIDVGGKSVLNFCANNYLGLSDHPDVVAAARDSLDRWGYGLSSVRFICGTQAIHKELENKLSEFLGTADTILYTSCFDANGGLFETLLGPEDAVISDALNHASIIDGIRLCKAKRFRYQNNDMADLEEKLKEAQSARFRLIATDGVFSMDGTIANLPEICDLADKYNALVMVDDSHSVGFMGKHGRGTHEHHGVMNRIDIITGTLGKALGGASGGYTSGRQEIVDLLRQRSRPYLFSNSVAPPIVAASLKAIELLQASTELRDRLAENTAYFREKIQQIGLTVQPGEHPIVPVMLGEASLAVQMADALLERGVYVIGFSYPVVPQGAARIRTQVSAAHTREDLDFTIEQFQAVARQLKS